DNA sequence from the Dreissena polymorpha isolate Duluth1 chromosome 3, UMN_Dpol_1.0, whole genome shotgun sequence genome:
TGCAGTATAATATGTCATGGCAAAAGATGTCGCAAATATCACACTGTTTGACTGAATTCAAAGTTTTACATTCGTTACTATCCATAGCTGATTATTAGAACACACGATTATTAGATCTTGGATGTAACTATCATCTCATGTTAAAACTGCTATGATCATTGTTTTAAATAGAAAGATGAGGAaactttataacaaaaaaacctttttgttttcacttCCGGAGAAGTGCCCTTTGATCAAACTGTCGAATACAATAACATTTGTTTAACACTTAATTTGGTCCGAaaggaaattatttaacagaatcACATCTGGCAGACAAATGCTAAATACTCTGTTATTTAGATACACAATCCGTATGTTGTTATAGTTAAACATGAATGTCCGCCTTTTTAAATTGGTAAAGAAGGTAAACGTAATCTATTATTTTGAGGGTTGCAGTAATTAGTGAATTGTATTGTTAAATGGAAACACAAAACAAGTCTGTTTAATATCAACGATATGAAATGGTACTGATGGTCAAAACATATCCTAGTGAAACGTATAATCACACTCGTTACTTACGCGGGTCGGGTTACCTCCCAGTATTTCATTAGCGCCTTCTAGATTTTGTTAATACACAAACCTACGTGATGGAGAGTAAGTTGTTTCATTTTTTGTTGTTCCCTATCCCTTTTTTCAGTAAGGAATAAGGACCAGTTCCTCATTCCTTATAACAGCAGAACATATTTGATACAGGGTTGTCAAGAAAGTAATGCATTCAATTCTtaagttaatcaaaacaaaattacttgaatacatgtatatgtacttttaAAATCAAGTTACAAATTCATGTTTCAGAACTGCATCAGACATATAAATAAAACCCGTACATTAAAGATAGCCattaataacgaatataaagcttcGCTATGCTTGAATGATCCGAACTTAACAATACGAAAATATTGCCTCCAAATAAGCAATTGGTGTCCAGTAAGTttcttattcggaagcctgtattccGGACGCACAttttcggatattttattttttagatgatgTATATGTGATTAAAGCTTGATAACGTTATATGAAATTGTCTGTAACATTTCAACtgtatgtttataaatacttaatattAATGAAATCATGGTATATGTAAGTTGGAAATTACAAATACGTATTGCAATACATTTTGacctagttttatttaatgattacCAAGTTCCTTCTCgacttgaataaggaataaggaactggttccatATTCCTCATTCATATCGGATACGAAACCGGCATTTTCGtactaaaaataatgaaaatgaaccaaatgatcaaaaaaataagtgaaaagcATATAAAATGTATGTTGGCTATCACacacattaattgcagtacatctctgcttagttttatttaataataatcaagtACCTTATTCGGGTTCAATATGGGAAAAGAGAcaggttccttattccttattcaaatcgaataaggaactggcattctctatcttaaaataaattgatatgcaCAACATAGACcgataaatcaatgaaaatcattctaaatgtaggttgggtataaacatatgtttgtaGTACATATCTACTAAGCtttatttaatgataaacaagtttcttattcggtttgaatatatGTACATTGTTGTTTTTCCTTTTCTAAATCGAATAAGAAACTGCAATTTTCCTAAAACcacaattaattaaaatcaaccAAACAGAACAATagatcaatgaaaatcattgtttatgtAAGTTGGGTATCAACAATATTTATTGCAGTACATTGTCtacttataatatttttaatgtcgTTATAACTCTGTTCCTGTTTTGCGACTTGGTAAGAAAAAAGTTACAAGCTGCAGTAACTTAAGTTAAATAGAACTGGTAACCACCGGGACCAGTTCCATTTTGTCGGTTCTCAAGACCTTTAATCGTGTGCcaatgttgaaggtcgccggatgtaccgttaGCATCAAGGACCGAGAAGACGCGTTTTCGAAGATAGAacgtatattttaatataaacactcAATTGCATATTGTATACGCGTTtacttttaattgaaaaaaatacagaGGCATCTCGAAGAAACCTTTCAGACTACTAGAGGAACCTAAGCCGCCGCTTTCGGTGCAGTCACGCCTTTATGGTGACGTTATTGACGTCCCATTGACGACAACGCGgtccgaaatattggcattcggttCGAATGAAGAGTGCAACAGTTACGCTACGAACGGCACAGAACTGCTAACCATCGAAACcatcgctgttttgtagatactGGTACCAaggtcaataatcgtgtgccgatTTTGTTGGTCGCCCGATGTACcattggtctgcatgagcgagcaAACGCGTAGTCGCActtgaaaaaaatcaatgaataaaACACACTATTCAGCTAGTATGCGCGTAGGTGTTTGAATTataagataaaaataaaatattgaggcatctagatgaaactttccagtctaatagAGGCACCTGGACCGCTTCTTCTGGTGAAGTCTTGCTTTTTTGGTGACGTATTGAAATCACGTTGAATCcataatcatatcccttcgtaacccatattcgaacttgacatatatattgtctagatacaacttctgaccaagtttggtgaagatcagattaaaactatttgaattacaaAGCGGACAATGCTGTGGACACCGCCGCCAGCCGCCGCCAGCCGCCgcccgccgccgccgccgccgccgccgccgccgccgcccgccgccgcccgccgccgcccgccaagggtgatcgtataatacgtcccgttttgaaaacCGGCGCATACAAATGAGTCTACACCAGGTTGCATGAATAGATGgtcaaatatttttaacaacattgAAACAAAGGAATGGCGATATATTTTTGGTATGCCTTTTCATATCACTTGGGATACGAATTTGCAGTGATTTCAGAATTCAAATGACCATGAACCAAGATTAGACATTGTATTTATAAAGCCTCATGTTGACATAAACATCGGCATAAAACATGGTTCACCATAGATGATTTGTGGTCATTTCAAGACGAACATTGTCGACCATGTTTTAACTTGTCAAACATGTTTCGACTGAATTAATTTTACATGGGTATTGGGTACTCTGGAATTCAAAACGTTGGTCATCCGTAAATAATACAATCGAAAACGAATCATAAACTATgtgtaatcgcgtataagttgattatacatgtattgtaaaatgaaataaataacaaagcaTATGCATATATTACAATGCCGCGTTTTATTTTATAGGATATATCGGTAATCACAGTTTTGACACTTTTCAAGTTATTGTTTGTGCAATTGTTACTTTTCAgaaaatttcatacataaatgcATAGTCAATAGTTATCTTCCGTGCACATGCCAGAGTTCATTAAAGGTGTATACATGGGTGTATATTAGACTACATACACAGTTCCATAGCTTAGTTGATTGCATAATACCTTCACAAATAGAAACACATTCTTAAGGTATTTTAGAAGATCGTTACACTGAGACAGGACATGTCCCGTACCTTCCTGAAATTAACATAGTACAATGTACATTGGCGATATCTCAGCACTCGCCCTCACTTTATTCATATTGTTAATGCGGAGCAAGTGTAGATTATTCGCATAAAATGGTCACGGATATCCAATTAAAAGCATAGGTCGGTTTAATACATTTTTCTCTGTAAAGTCAATAATTCCTCATTGTTTAATCCCTTGTTTGTCATAATCATTTATTTCTTATGAATGAACGAGACAACAATCTCAACCATTCTGTATTCACATTCCTTGTTTTCATTCTGTATAAAAGTCTTAAACCAGCACATCTTAATATACTGCACTTAAATAGCGAGGGTTCTGCTGGCAGCAATATGAAAACAACTTTTCATAAATGTGTTCCGCCTGTTGACATTTGATGTAGACTTTACCTTCACCAAATACAAATGTCCGGCCAATCTCAAAGTACAGCACATTAGCACGTTGGATTCCAAATCTTCGAATGCAAGGTCGGGGAATAGTTAGTAAGGTGAGTTCGGtatcattttctttaaacaaaatcacCTTATTCTCGATCACCAAGATCCGTTCGCCCACTATACCGCTTTTGGCTGCCAATGTTGATTCTTCCACAATCACATTAAAGCGATCAACTGCAAGAGAATTTGCTTATTAATGTAATTTTGTTTAGGCGACTGAGCTAAGAAATTTAATTTGGTGTGTGATAAGAATGTTTTAGTAAAGTGTCTTAACGTGTATTAAAAAGGAAAGCTAAAATTAAACGAATGTGTGACAACgatttcatattttgtattttagatCGGCATACCCACATTTAATGACTGTTTTGAAAATGTGACAGGCATTATATTTGTTATACATATACCAATGTGGTTGATCACTCATTTTGGACCCTGACATGAAATGATTTGTCTCAGACCATGCGTACATAAATACCATGACGGTATATTGCGGTATGTGATTCACGATGTCTTAAACAATTTTGTGAGAACACTATGGCAATAAACATTCTTACAGGTGGTCGCAAAGCCAAGACAAACTTATTCACAAATCCATGTTGCTATCGTAACTGCTTAGAGGTTTTAGTGGTTTAAGATAATAATACAATGTTACtgacaataaatacaaaaatatatatttgataagtGCTGGCTTAATATATATCgaaaatgcataatatatttCTCCCTCTACTTACTTATTCAAGTAACTTAACATATCCAGAATATAATTGTCAAACATATTGCTCTTCAGACTCATTAAAAACAGCTTGTTTAACTTGCAAAATCTTTAAGGTGATCTCTTGTATCACgaaacatataattatttgatCTTCTTTAGCGCAGTTATAAGACTCATTTAATATGAGATAATCGAGAATGTGTTCCTTATTGATTTGACATGAAAAACAGCTTTAACTCTTACAACAGTCGCATTCTTTGATACGTTTATAAATCTATACAATTTGTCTGACAAATTACAGTTTAATAGCATACAAAACAATCTACGCAATGTAAGTGTTAATAAAATACTACATCTTAAtctattttgacattttatattCGCTATGTTTATATTAAGCTTTTAtacaatgttatatttaattgtatttccaAAAGAGTAGAACCAACAGTATTCTGGATGAAAGAAACTACTGAAAATGTAACGTATTTACCAACAACAAGGTTGGGTTTTGAAAGATGGAATATTATAGCCAGACCGATCTTATATGCTAATATGGGTTGATCGAAACGACTACAATTAATTGCCACGATCAATAAGTTCACTATGGAAAGTGCGGAATAATAGTTCACATCAAGCATGCCTGAATCCAATTTACCAAACGTTCTTGTAAAAAACCTGAAGGAAGTTTAGTTACCTTTATTCGGAGCAGTTGAAACTACCTCCATGTCAACTTCTTCGTATACGGTCGATACCACCTCGTCGTAGACAGATACAACTCCCATATCGATCGTGTTTTTGTGTGTAGTAATGGTATGTGTTGGATTCTCTCTGCGGAAAGAGCCTTTGACGATGTCGTTGAAATCATCATGTTCATAAACACCATCTGTTTGAGGACAAGAGACATTGACACACGATGACAGCGCCTTTACTCGCACACCCGCGTCTACTTCGCATTTTCTAACACAGGCTTTTGCTTTAAGATTTAAATCTTTATTTGTATAGGTTTTATCTTTTACGGAAAACGGAATATTTTTACATGATGACAACGTCTGCACTTGCATGCTTGCGCGTACATCAGCGTAGTCATACACACTGCTTTCCGTGAAACTCTTTGCAGAACAATGCTTGGGACTTTTGgttgttattgtattgtattcACCAAGATTTGGGTCGCAGAAATTTGACATGCTATggctttttaatattttgaatttgttatgAATATGAACACACGTACAACACAAACTTTGTtcgcattttttgcaaaagattaTGTCAGTTAACGATTTTTTTTCACATATATCGCACTCATAAAACTCACCATCCCTTAAAACTGGTTTAGAATCCATTTTGCTAAAAGTATTCGTCAGGAAACGTTTCGatttcatttaaaacatacaattttaaatattttccattttaacttAACGATTTAAATTAATGATTCTTCGttatttatgacaattttaaaaataaatgcttcAGAGTACTAGAACAGTAATGGGGATTTATTCACGCTCCCGGAATTGTAGACAATACTACATTCACTGGATGTGGTGTGAAACCGGATAAAGTTTCATCACAGAATATGACACGCATTTGATTGAAGACGGTCCAAAATTCAAAGTTTAgaattattttaaagaataatgTTTATACATGTGTAGCATAACATATGCATTTACTGATCCCGTCAAGAAAATTGAATGGCAAAAACCGCCGAGTACTGGTTTTGACTAATAAAAGGGACATATATAAGTGCTCAAAAACGAAAACGTCTTTAGATcttgataaaaacaaataatggtGTATACTGGCTGATACAAATCGCAatatttaaaaagatcatgaaaTCTGAGATAATAAAAAATCCTTGTATGATATGGGGCTTATTATTTGACAGGTTTAGTATTTACATTATTAATGTAATTATAACATATATCTGGCTATAAATTCAAACAGAATTGTGTAGTTAAAAAAAGTCTGCAGTCATTCCTAAAAACGAGATCATTACCAACTGTGTTTTTTCTTAATCTTTTGCTAATTGTTTTTATATCAAATTTCGcatttttcatattataatatttatgcgaactgtattaaaacatttatgcTTCAGTGAagtgcatttaaataaaatatatgtaattaacaTTGGAGCAGTAACGCATTTTATCGTTTATATAGTCCCTTTACCTAGCCGCGTAAACTTTATGCTGAACGAAATATGTACCTTTAACAAATTCAATTGTTTGCTTGAATAGTTTACATACGTGTAGAGAAATATTTATATAGCGTTTATAACATTGTTAAACTTATCATACAACGTCCGACTACAATTGCTCAGCCTTTAAGAATGTTTAATCTTGTACGAATTATTGCTTGCACTACTACATAGTACATTTTCTGAGTATTGGTCATGGTATCACAATTTTGTTATGTATTGCTCTTtcgcgtcgccctggagggcggcgattagtgtgtaatgcatttttttttcgcttatgggaggagaagttatttaacggatcaatgtatatctttttgttttaagaatatcttgcattgtggtgattttttttgtaaattagtgaaAATAAAGACTGCATTTGTggctattacatttattacaacatttaatgccaatattgcaaagttaattgttttaattaataactgatccacaactgatcacagtggaaagatcacagggactgggcaaatacgcgaaactttctggttttgtataaaaacaaataatgttttgtataaaaacaaaacataatcaaaatatatttattttgtggtttttctaatttgcttatttagtggagaatcaatgtagtacgatatttgacgacctatcgcgcaagcaagtttattggaaggcgtagtggtacgaaaacgtacaatgtatttgtttattaatagacatgtaataacgatcgctatacacaacttcaccaaatagcagtacataagtgaacgTCAGCCGGAATAGTTCAGTTGgaagagcgttagactgaagttgtttacgcaacagtcatctaaaggccccccggTTAAATCCCGAGTTCCGGCAAGAAAGggacagttcggcggctgacaattttttcagtcaggttaataaatataataaagctttattttatgaagGCATTTTTAAATcgattttactacaattggatatgtttattaaaattactGGATGCAACGTGTCgacaatgttaattaaaatttcttacatcacttaaatatcttataaaaaatacacgtgtttttatattaacaaataaatgcaaacaacacatatattatccatgtatttttatggttgtctatcataggcctatccctaccacatatagagcgcgaaacttgacacgtattattgattgtaacaattagTTGCGATAAATGAAGCAGTCGCTTATTAaagaggagctgtgtcccagcaacccgtttcactagagtcaagcactcctcggagttttttttaagaaccacatatagagcgcgaagcgagacacgtattactatccaggtggtatgggccctttatcATTATCCGACCAtaacgtccatagttatcttccttagaatttgagaaattttgaaatcgttgttcgaagtccaaaattttcttACGATTATTCCCAAACTTccacagattttttttatcaatgaggacccaacccaaactctatatgagcaatagcggaccataagtccagaattatgtctctttgaatataaaaataaaagtgaaaaactgcttggttaggtgattatgtcaacatttttcatcagattctttccaaacttacagtgtcttcatatcaatgagcatttttacctcatttcaaacatcgggacaataagtccagaatttttttctattaaacttgacaaaataaacaattttcacttgtttaaaagatttcccaactttcgtctgaatctttccaaacttgttaagagTTTTCATATCAGTATTACTAGAAccatattgaaaatgatgaatatcggagcaataaatctattatgatcgtttactgaatttcaaagtattgtgacaTGCAGCttcttctttatacaatttacagttttcattattttttttaaaaacttttacagtgttttcatataaaTAAGTACTCAactcctatcgtaaatgagcaacgtaagaataagttcagaatcatctccttTTGAAGTTGAGAAACAAATGAAATTACGctttttttaaaaacctacacagttctgttccattaatgaaaactgcacacggatactagtaaaaaaaggaaaccaatgtaaataaaataaactatgaaatatttgggggttacaacacaaaatcatagataatggttatttgggggttataacacaacatcataaataatggttatttgggggttataacacagaatcatagataatggttttaccattatctttttctattttgttttaaataatcggacaatatataaatatttacagtagaaaaaaaatcgttccaagtaacttcattgagtgtcttttacactgaaattcccgacgccctttcatgctttgcatcaatacttatcttgtattgtATATTTGACGCGTTTAATTAATTTACAGAAAATGTACACCGAAACAAAAATCAATTTATGCTGATTCGTATCAGTTC
Encoded proteins:
- the LOC127874346 gene encoding uncharacterized protein LOC127874346 isoform X1; this translates as MKSKRFLTNTFSKMDSKPVLRDGEFYECDICEKKSLTDIIFCKKCEQSLCCTCVHIHNKFKILKSHSMSNFCDPNLGEYNTITTKSPKHCSAKSFTESSVYDYADVRASMQVQTLSSCKNIPFSVKDKTYTNKDLNLKAKACVRKCEVDAGVRVKALSSCVNVSCPQTDGVYEHDDFNDIVKGSFRRENPTHTITTHKNTIDMGVVSVYDEVVSTVYEEVDMEVVSTAPNKVDRFNVIVEESTLAAKSGIVGERILVIENKVILFKENDTELTLLTIPRPCIRRFGIQRANVLYFEIGRTFVFGEGKVYIKCQQAEHIYEKLFSYCCQQNPRYLSAVY
- the LOC127874346 gene encoding uncharacterized protein LOC127874346 isoform X2 → MKSKRFLTNTFSKMDSKPVLRDDGVYEHDDFNDIVKGSFRRENPTHTITTHKNTIDMGVVSVYDEVVSTVYEEVDMEVVSTAPNKVDRFNVIVEESTLAAKSGIVGERILVIENKVILFKENDTELTLLTIPRPCIRRFGIQRANVLYFEIGRTFVFGEGKVYIKCQQAEHIYEKLFSYCCQQNPRYLSAVY